In Bacteroidia bacterium, a genomic segment contains:
- a CDS encoding ATP-binding cassette domain-containing protein, which translates to MLSIHLIKTLDGPGGKYRLETDIPLKAGKVLAVMGPSGAGKTSLLRMIAGLMMPESGKITIESAVWYDSSRNISLPPQQRSVGMVFQDYGLFPHMTVSQNLHFAAEKKHAKAEVSAIIEEMNLRGLEQQRPVTLSGGQQQRVALARAFLRKPKILLLDEPLAALDRPLRLQLQQDLKRFQERLGCTTLIISHDPGEVARLADEVIVLDRGKVQFRGTPETLFGAEGQQRIRAEVIAIPAPGKVRVLVGDQILTIDYAGECEVGEVIEISPR; encoded by the coding sequence GTGTTATCCATTCATCTGATAAAAACCCTTGATGGGCCGGGAGGGAAGTACCGGTTGGAAACCGATATTCCGCTGAAAGCAGGAAAAGTACTGGCAGTCATGGGCCCTTCAGGTGCGGGGAAAACTAGCCTGCTGCGAATGATTGCCGGACTGATGATGCCTGAAAGCGGAAAGATCACCATAGAATCTGCGGTCTGGTATGACAGCAGCCGGAACATTTCCCTTCCACCGCAGCAGCGGTCGGTGGGAATGGTTTTTCAGGACTATGGATTATTCCCCCATATGACGGTCAGTCAGAATCTTCATTTTGCGGCAGAAAAAAAACACGCAAAAGCGGAAGTTTCTGCCATCATCGAAGAGATGAATCTCCGTGGGCTGGAACAGCAGCGACCAGTTACCCTTTCGGGTGGACAGCAGCAGCGGGTTGCGCTGGCGCGGGCATTTTTGCGTAAACCAAAGATTTTGTTGCTGGATGAGCCGCTGGCAGCGCTGGACAGGCCTTTGCGGTTGCAATTGCAGCAGGATCTCAAAAGATTTCAGGAAAGGTTGGGTTGCACCACCCTGATTATTAGCCATGACCCGGGGGAAGTTGCCCGGCTGGCAGATGAAGTGATCGTCCTCGACAGAGGAAAAGTACAATTTCGGGGCACACCTGAAACATTATTTGGAGCCGAAGGCCAGCAGCGGATTCGGGCAGAAGTAATTGCCATACCTGCACCCGGCAAAGTCCGGGTATTGGTCGGCGATCAAATCCTCACCATCGACTACGCCGGCGAATGTGAGGTTGGGGAAGTGATTGAAATTTCGCCCCGCTAA
- the moaC gene encoding cyclic pyranopterin monophosphate synthase MoaC — protein MAQKKFTHLDDSGNPAMVDVGQKTATLRTAKARTIIVVGEEILEKLSGKEIVVPKGPVFQTAIIAGIMAAKKTGELIPLCHPIGLDHVSVEIEVNEQKEIVIDCTSRVFAKTGVEMEALTGASVAALTIYDMCKAFSHDIIIRETKLIEKTGGKKDFRRE, from the coding sequence ATGGCACAGAAGAAATTTACACATCTCGATGATTCCGGTAATCCGGCAATGGTGGATGTCGGGCAAAAAACGGCCACCCTGCGCACCGCTAAAGCGCGTACGATCATTGTGGTTGGAGAAGAAATCCTGGAAAAACTTTCAGGCAAAGAGATTGTCGTTCCCAAAGGGCCCGTCTTCCAAACAGCGATCATAGCAGGTATTATGGCGGCAAAAAAAACCGGTGAACTGATTCCCCTCTGTCATCCTATCGGACTGGATCACGTTTCAGTAGAAATTGAGGTAAATGAACAGAAGGAAATTGTCATTGACTGCACGAGTCGTGTTTTTGCCAAAACCGGAGTAGAAATGGAAGCCCTGACCGGAGCCTCCGTCGCAGCGCTGACCATTTACGATATGTGCAAGGCATTTTCCCACGATATCATCATCCGGGAAACAAAACTCATCGAAAAAACGGGCGGGAAAAAAGATTTTCGAAGGGAATAA
- a CDS encoding OmpA family protein: MKRIILLFIALATIPLVFSQNTEYIKSVFFGGGSAYIDPEQAAEIKAFIQSVPDLDNYQISISSHTDNIGGAEYNQWLSEKRSDVVTYELGQNQIPPERIGRIDNGQHNPHYDNRTLNGRMANRRVDIILTPLFL; the protein is encoded by the coding sequence ATGAAAAGGATCATCCTTCTGTTTATTGCTTTGGCAACCATTCCGCTGGTTTTTTCACAAAACACTGAATACATCAAAAGCGTGTTCTTTGGTGGGGGAAGTGCGTATATCGATCCGGAGCAGGCTGCCGAAATTAAAGCATTTATACAATCTGTCCCCGATCTCGACAATTATCAGATCTCCATTTCCAGCCATACAGATAATATCGGCGGGGCAGAATACAACCAATGGCTTTCGGAAAAACGAAGCGATGTGGTCACTTATGAACTGGGGCAAAACCAGATTCCACCCGAAAGAATCGGGCGCATCGACAACGGCCAGCACAATCCGCACTATGATAACCGAACTTTAAATGGAAGAATGGCTAACCGACGTGTGGATATTATCCTGACTCCGTTATTTTTGTAG
- a CDS encoding glycoside hydrolase family 13 protein, which translates to MPRTTLTLLAFTVAILACNAPSPQTHTPEAFPVPEWAKEAVWYQIFPERFRNGDPSNDPTPHDIQGGMMEKIPADWKITPWGWDWYKPDPYFSSLKDNEWGLQYKIQYRRYGGDLQGVMDQLDYLQNLGVTAIFFNPLNDASSLHKYDARNYHHIDRNFGPSPKEDEALAATEKPEDPSTWKFTGADKMFVELVKELHRRGIRVIMDYSWNHTGRDFWALEDVRKNGEKSPYKDWYEITSYDDPNTPEDEFKFKGWFGSPFLAEAKKAIIGQDTMFPFEGNLASQAFKQHTYDVSARWLDPNGDGDLSDGVDGFRLDVAAEIPLGFWVEYRKEIRKINPEAYLLGEVWWQKFPDDLMDPRPFVQGDKFDAIMNYRWYRAARQFFGHPVNSITATELTQALTALNDNVPEGSLYAMMNMSASHDAPRLSTSLYNSNKYKYQAKATDDPGYKINKPDAQTLALQKLLLIHQFTFIGAPQIWNGDEMGMWGADDPDCRKPLIWPDLTFDDEVVHPLPGVQRPVDQVKADTALIAFYKQLIHLRKNNLALVKGNITYLLADDEKQLFGYKRSYEGKEIYVLFNRSEQEQVIPAGTIPAGNYKNLLTGENMETNNALTMPALSAQVLE; encoded by the coding sequence ATGCCTAGAACTACCCTTACCCTACTCGCGTTTACTGTTGCTATATTGGCTTGCAATGCGCCATCACCGCAAACCCATACACCAGAGGCCTTTCCCGTTCCCGAATGGGCCAAAGAAGCGGTCTGGTACCAGATATTTCCCGAAAGATTTCGCAACGGCGACCCTTCCAACGATCCCACGCCCCACGATATTCAGGGAGGCATGATGGAGAAGATTCCCGCAGACTGGAAAATTACGCCCTGGGGATGGGACTGGTACAAACCCGATCCATATTTTTCTTCCCTGAAAGACAATGAATGGGGATTGCAATACAAAATACAGTACCGCCGGTATGGTGGTGACCTTCAGGGAGTGATGGATCAGCTAGACTATTTGCAGAACCTGGGCGTTACCGCTATTTTTTTCAATCCCCTCAACGATGCATCGTCTCTGCACAAATACGATGCACGCAACTACCACCATATCGACCGGAATTTTGGCCCCAGCCCCAAAGAGGATGAAGCACTGGCGGCCACAGAAAAGCCTGAAGATCCCTCCACCTGGAAATTTACCGGAGCGGATAAGATGTTTGTCGAACTGGTCAAAGAACTCCACCGCAGAGGCATACGGGTGATTATGGACTATTCGTGGAATCATACTGGAAGAGATTTTTGGGCATTGGAAGATGTGAGGAAAAATGGAGAAAAATCTCCTTACAAGGACTGGTACGAGATCACTTCCTACGACGATCCCAACACCCCGGAAGACGAATTTAAGTTCAAAGGATGGTTTGGTTCTCCCTTCCTCGCGGAAGCCAAAAAGGCCATTATCGGGCAGGATACGATGTTTCCCTTTGAGGGCAACCTCGCCTCCCAGGCATTCAAACAACACACTTATGACGTTTCTGCCCGATGGCTGGATCCCAACGGAGACGGTGATCTATCTGACGGAGTGGATGGATTCAGGCTCGATGTTGCGGCAGAAATTCCGCTGGGTTTTTGGGTGGAATACAGAAAGGAAATCCGCAAAATCAATCCCGAAGCCTACCTCCTAGGCGAAGTCTGGTGGCAAAAATTTCCCGACGACCTGATGGATCCCCGCCCATTTGTGCAGGGAGACAAATTTGATGCGATCATGAACTACCGCTGGTATCGCGCTGCCCGGCAGTTTTTCGGCCATCCGGTCAATTCCATTACCGCCACAGAACTGACCCAGGCACTTACCGCGCTCAACGACAATGTGCCGGAAGGATCGCTCTACGCCATGATGAATATGAGCGCCAGCCATGACGCACCCCGGCTTTCGACTTCGCTGTACAACTCCAACAAATACAAATACCAGGCAAAAGCCACTGACGACCCCGGTTACAAAATCAACAAACCCGATGCACAAACGCTGGCGCTTCAGAAGCTGTTGCTAATCCACCAGTTTACCTTTATCGGCGCACCGCAGATATGGAATGGCGACGAAATGGGCATGTGGGGGGCAGACGATCCCGACTGCCGCAAACCATTGATCTGGCCAGACCTTACCTTTGACGACGAAGTGGTTCACCCGCTGCCTGGCGTACAAAGACCTGTGGACCAGGTAAAAGCAGATACAGCACTGATTGCATTTTACAAGCAACTCATTCACCTGCGAAAAAACAATCTTGCCCTGGTAAAAGGCAATATCACCTACCTTTTGGCCGATGACGAGAAACAACTGTTTGGCTACAAACGCAGTTACGAAGGCAAGGAAATCTATGTATTGTTCAACCGCTCGGAGCAGGAGCAGGTGATTCCGGCGGGGACAATTCCTGCGGGGAATTACAAGAATTTGCTGACGGGAGAAAACATGGAAACAAACAATGCCCTGACAATGCCGGCATTAAGTGCACAGGTGTTGGAGTAG
- a CDS encoding NTP transferase domain-containing protein, with translation MTTLKGLILAGGKSSRMGKDKGLLPLHGLPLRISLYQTLRQAGLTDVYISCREDQLPDLGHFPGIVDIFPDTGPLGAILSAFEKDPTSAWLVLACDMPLIQVETIRQLIAARNPAKAATVFSDESGNLQPLAAIWEPAIFPTAQSVFFTQNRSPRKVLLQSTIHLIFPQNPQDLTNINDPEALARIKKKLQD, from the coding sequence ATGACAACTTTAAAGGGTCTGATACTTGCCGGAGGAAAAAGTAGCCGGATGGGGAAAGACAAAGGACTATTACCCCTCCACGGTCTTCCGCTGCGAATCAGTCTGTATCAAACACTCAGACAGGCAGGGCTTACAGATGTGTATATTTCCTGCCGGGAAGACCAGCTTCCGGATTTGGGGCATTTTCCCGGCATCGTTGATATTTTCCCCGATACGGGGCCACTGGGTGCGATCCTCTCGGCTTTTGAAAAAGATCCCACATCTGCATGGCTTGTACTCGCCTGTGATATGCCACTGATCCAGGTGGAAACCATCCGCCAGCTGATCGCAGCGCGTAACCCAGCCAAGGCAGCCACAGTCTTTTCTGATGAAAGCGGAAACCTCCAACCATTGGCAGCCATTTGGGAACCGGCCATTTTTCCAACCGCCCAATCGGTATTTTTTACTCAAAACCGAAGCCCGCGCAAAGTTCTGCTCCAATCAACTATTCATCTGATTTTTCCCCAAAACCCACAAGATCTGACAAACATCAACGATCCCGAAGCTCTGGCCCGTATCAAAAAAAAGCTGCAAGATTAG
- a CDS encoding DUF6702 family protein, translating into MTASVFLLFFLLSAASHPFYLSVTEIDYNTDNQSLEVSIKLFTDNLNQALIKQGNSPETAGETTDIQVQNYLKEKLVVTVNGKPVEFEFLGKEVLPDVTWCYLEGKNIPAIKNIKVKNLMLLEVFDSQKNIVHLDIAGRKKSLLLQRGKVEEELAF; encoded by the coding sequence ATGACTGCAAGCGTTTTTCTTCTGTTTTTTCTGCTTTCAGCAGCCAGTCATCCCTTTTATCTCAGCGTTACAGAAATAGATTACAACACTGACAATCAATCACTTGAAGTTTCCATCAAATTATTCACCGACAACCTCAACCAGGCATTGATCAAGCAGGGCAACAGTCCGGAAACCGCAGGAGAAACAACAGACATTCAGGTTCAGAATTATTTGAAGGAAAAATTGGTGGTTACGGTGAATGGAAAACCCGTTGAATTTGAATTCCTCGGAAAAGAAGTTTTGCCTGACGTAACCTGGTGTTATCTCGAAGGAAAAAATATACCTGCCATTAAAAACATAAAAGTCAAAAACCTCATGCTGCTGGAGGTGTTTGATTCACAAAAAAACATCGTCCATCTGGACATTGCGGGAAGGAAAAAAAGTCTCCTTTTGCAAAGAGGAAAAGTGGAGGAGGAACTGGCTTTTTAA
- a CDS encoding molybdopterin molybdotransferase MoeA — protein MMISVKEAAESILSSPMSLPDETVSLQEANGRVLRENITADRDFPPFDRVMMDGIAISYETFTMGLRVFPVQETMGAGATAVKLNHPGHCIEVMTGAVLPAGTDTVIRYEDLEFNRTDEPQVVKIMMDRVRFGQNVHRQGSDQKAGDILVAAGEKIGPPEIGVAATVGKTHLKVAAFPRIAIISTGDEIVKVEETPLAHQIRSSNAEVLMVSLLEMGINSDRYHLADNEEVIYRELSKILENYEVIILSGGVSKGKYDFIPETLEKHGVKKRFHQVSQRPGKPFWFGVKGDNERVVFALPGNPVSTYVNFLRYFRPWMKKSLGLSEAQPFYATLAEDFTFGPPLTFFLQVRVETGDDGHLFAFPDPGNGSGDHASLVRSNGFLELPAERSEFVAGESFPLWLYRGLAGGNAI, from the coding sequence ATGATGATTTCTGTAAAAGAAGCTGCCGAATCGATTTTGTCCTCCCCCATGTCATTGCCTGATGAAACCGTGAGTTTGCAGGAAGCCAACGGGCGCGTATTGAGGGAAAACATTACTGCAGACAGGGATTTTCCTCCCTTCGACCGGGTGATGATGGATGGAATAGCCATCAGTTATGAGACTTTTACCATGGGTTTGCGGGTGTTTCCGGTTCAGGAGACAATGGGGGCGGGAGCAACTGCCGTAAAACTCAACCATCCCGGCCATTGTATAGAAGTGATGACAGGCGCGGTTTTACCAGCCGGTACGGATACGGTGATTCGCTATGAAGATCTGGAATTCAACCGCACGGATGAACCACAGGTGGTAAAGATTATGATGGACAGGGTGCGTTTTGGGCAAAATGTTCATCGACAAGGATCTGACCAAAAAGCCGGAGATATATTGGTTGCGGCAGGCGAGAAGATCGGTCCGCCAGAGATCGGCGTAGCGGCTACTGTTGGCAAAACCCATTTGAAGGTAGCGGCATTCCCTCGGATAGCGATTATTTCGACCGGGGATGAAATCGTCAAAGTTGAAGAAACCCCGTTGGCCCATCAGATCAGATCTTCGAATGCAGAAGTGCTGATGGTTTCCCTGCTGGAAATGGGGATCAACAGCGACCGTTACCATCTGGCAGACAATGAGGAAGTGATTTACCGGGAACTCAGCAAAATACTTGAAAATTATGAGGTAATCATTCTTTCGGGGGGTGTTTCCAAAGGGAAATATGACTTTATCCCCGAAACGCTGGAAAAACACGGGGTAAAAAAACGTTTCCATCAGGTAAGCCAGCGGCCCGGAAAACCCTTTTGGTTTGGCGTAAAAGGCGACAACGAGCGCGTGGTATTTGCTTTGCCGGGAAACCCCGTTTCCACGTATGTCAACTTTCTTCGATACTTTCGGCCATGGATGAAAAAGAGCCTGGGCCTGTCAGAAGCGCAGCCATTCTACGCAACATTGGCTGAGGATTTTACCTTTGGTCCACCGCTGACTTTTTTCCTTCAGGTAAGGGTGGAGACAGGAGACGACGGCCATTTATTTGCGTTTCCCGACCCGGGAAACGGAAGCGGAGACCATGCCAGCCTGGTGAGAAGCAACGGATTTCTGGAGTTGCCGGCGGAGCGGAGCGAGTTTGTGGCGGGAGAAAGTTTTCCCCTGTGGCTTTATCGGGGATTGGCGGGGGGGAATGCTATTTAG
- a CDS encoding alpha-glucosidase, translating into MKKNWWKEGVIYQIYPRSFYDSNGDGIGDLNGIRQKLPWLKHLGVDIIWLSPVYQSPNDDNGYDISDYYQIMDEFGTMDDFDRLLEEIHGMGLRLVMDLVVNHTSDEHFWFQESRKSKDNPYRDYYIWRPPVNGGVPNNWKSFFSGDAWEMDPATGEYYLHLFSRKQPDLNWDNPKVREEVYQLMRFWLDKGIDGFRMDVIPFISKPDGLPDKDWAKIPDYGVAYANGPRVHEYLQEMNREVMQHYDMMTIGEGVGISAENANLYVGNDRGELNMIFHFDHMFIDHGPNGRMEKKNYELKDFLEVFDRWENALGEKGWGSIYLGNHDFPRMVSRFGDAENFWEQSAKLLAALIFTRKGTPGVYQGDEIGLTNTPFVSIDEYRDIEILNAWSALKAKGGDEKAFLDTALTQARDHARTPMQWDDSENGGFSTHTPWIRVNPNYTHIHAQAQAKQEGSVFNFYREMISLRKSHPVWVYGDTELIASGHEQVYAYKRSYESDSFLVVLNFSSQPVKHELSRYKGAVIVSNYPEEAVLGEYLQPWEATIIRLS; encoded by the coding sequence ATGAAAAAAAACTGGTGGAAAGAAGGGGTGATCTATCAAATTTACCCCAGAAGTTTTTATGACTCAAATGGTGATGGGATTGGCGACCTGAACGGAATCCGGCAAAAGCTACCCTGGCTCAAACACCTGGGTGTGGACATTATCTGGCTCAGCCCGGTGTATCAGTCTCCCAATGATGACAATGGCTACGATATCAGCGACTATTATCAGATCATGGACGAGTTTGGGACAATGGATGATTTTGACCGGTTGCTGGAAGAAATTCACGGCATGGGCTTGCGACTGGTGATGGATCTGGTGGTAAATCACACCTCCGACGAGCATTTTTGGTTTCAGGAGTCCCGCAAATCCAAAGACAATCCCTACCGCGATTATTATATCTGGCGCCCTCCGGTAAATGGCGGCGTTCCCAATAACTGGAAATCATTTTTTAGTGGAGATGCCTGGGAAATGGATCCCGCTACCGGCGAATATTATCTCCACCTGTTTTCCCGGAAACAACCCGATCTCAATTGGGACAATCCCAAAGTAAGGGAGGAAGTGTACCAGTTGATGCGTTTTTGGCTGGACAAAGGTATCGACGGATTCCGTATGGATGTGATTCCTTTTATTTCCAAACCAGACGGACTTCCCGACAAAGACTGGGCAAAAATTCCCGACTACGGGGTAGCCTATGCCAACGGGCCCCGCGTTCACGAGTACCTTCAGGAAATGAACCGGGAAGTTATGCAACACTACGATATGATGACCATCGGCGAAGGGGTGGGTATCTCTGCCGAAAATGCCAACCTGTATGTGGGAAATGACAGGGGGGAACTGAATATGATTTTTCATTTCGACCATATGTTTATCGACCATGGTCCCAATGGAAGAATGGAGAAAAAAAACTACGAGCTCAAAGACTTTCTGGAAGTATTTGATCGCTGGGAAAATGCACTGGGAGAAAAAGGGTGGGGGAGTATTTACCTCGGAAATCACGACTTCCCCCGTATGGTTTCTCGTTTTGGCGATGCGGAAAATTTTTGGGAGCAGTCTGCAAAATTGCTGGCGGCACTGATATTTACCCGCAAAGGTACACCGGGGGTTTATCAGGGCGACGAAATCGGTCTTACCAATACCCCTTTTGTTTCCATTGATGAATATCGCGATATCGAAATTCTCAATGCATGGAGCGCGCTGAAAGCAAAGGGGGGAGACGAAAAAGCATTTCTCGATACAGCACTCACACAGGCGCGCGATCATGCACGTACACCTATGCAATGGGATGATTCGGAGAATGGCGGATTTTCAACTCATACGCCCTGGATACGCGTCAATCCAAACTATACCCATATCCATGCACAAGCACAGGCGAAGCAGGAAGGATCGGTATTTAATTTTTATCGCGAGATGATCAGCCTGCGGAAATCTCACCCGGTATGGGTATATGGCGATACAGAACTCATTGCTTCCGGGCATGAACAAGTGTATGCGTATAAGCGTTCGTATGAATCTGATTCATTTTTGGTGGTGCTCAATTTTTCGTCCCAACCTGTCAAACATGAGCTTTCGCGATACAAAGGAGCAGTTATCGTTTCCAATTACCCGGAAGAGGCGGTTTTAGGAGAATATCTCCAGCCATGGGAGGCGACGATTATACGCTTGAGCTAA
- a CDS encoding HupE/UreJ family protein: MSPFLSYLTLGFQHISDLEGYDHILFLIALCAVYRLSQWKNVLVMVTAFTLGHSLSLGIATLTQLNMGQEITLGAISFQLSQVIEFLIPVTIFLTAISNVIRNHDEQLTPGKQRIQYVAASFFGLIHGLGFSNFLQTILGREENLFSPLLAFNIGLELGQLMIVALLMIITWIFLDIGKTIHRDWILFVSGAAAGVAVILMINTKFW; the protein is encoded by the coding sequence ATGTCTCCATTTCTCTCCTATCTTACCCTGGGATTTCAACATATTTCGGATCTGGAAGGTTACGATCATATTCTGTTTCTCATCGCTTTATGTGCTGTTTACCGGCTATCGCAATGGAAAAATGTGTTGGTGATGGTAACTGCGTTTACGCTCGGTCATTCTCTTTCCCTGGGAATTGCCACCCTCACCCAACTGAATATGGGGCAGGAAATAACGCTGGGTGCAATCTCCTTCCAATTGTCGCAGGTGATTGAGTTTTTGATTCCGGTGACCATCTTTCTCACGGCGATCTCCAATGTTATCCGCAACCACGACGAACAACTTACGCCCGGCAAACAGCGGATTCAATACGTTGCAGCATCATTTTTTGGACTCATACATGGGCTGGGTTTCAGCAATTTTTTACAGACGATACTGGGCCGGGAGGAAAATTTGTTTTCCCCCCTGCTGGCATTTAATATAGGTCTCGAGCTTGGTCAGTTGATGATTGTCGCGTTGCTGATGATCATTACCTGGATTTTTTTGGATATCGGGAAAACCATTCACCGCGACTGGATTTTATTTGTCTCGGGTGCTGCTGCCGGAGTTGCGGTTATCCTGATGATTAATACAAAATTCTGGTAA